The DNA window TTCCATCCCCCCTTTCCGCGGGGGGGGGGTCTGCCGCGGCTGGGGCTGGGTaccccggggaggcggcgggcgggcggagcgcgGCTCGTTGCTTCCCTCTGCTGGCTGCTGCGGGAGGAGGGATGCGGGATGCGGGAGGTGGTGGGATGCGGGATGCGGGTTGCGGGAGGAGGTGGGATGCGGGATGCGGGATGCGGGAGGTGGTGGGATGCGGGATGCGGGAGGTGGGATGCGGCATACGGGATGCTCCCGGGCCCCGCTGGCCTCAGCCCACAGTGGGGAGCTCCTCATGTTAAACaaggacgggggcggggggggggggggggcatatctCTGCTTTGGGGACCACAGATGAGAAAGCAAATCCCTGGGGTCACACAGGTTGCCCCATGCCAGATGCACCCCATAGGTTCTTTATCCCACGTCAGGACCTTCACAGAAAGGTTGTTTctccttttgttcttccttttctcattttcctcctttttctgaagCAGGGAGACAGTCCAGAAGTAAAGTCTCTGTGACAGGGTCCTCACCTGAGTGGCTTACTGAAGGCCTTTTGCAGAGAAACCCCAATTAAGCCTCTGTCAGAGAAAGGATGCATGCGCACAGAGACCtgcacaccacacaccccccgaATACAGCTGCTGCATTCAAAAACTGGCTGTGATTTGATTTTGAGACTTTCAGGTTGAAAACCCAAAAGCTGAGGAACTTAAACCCCATGCCTGCTTTCCAGACCTGAGCTGAAGCATGCCACCAGCGTGGGACAGGAGAGAAGAATCCCTGAAAGCTGCTGGGCAAAGACAAAACCTGCTGTCCTGGGGACTGCTCTGGGTCCAGGTCCCTGCGTGCAGggtgagagagagaaatgaggTGAGACCAGGCCCCCCACCCTGAGACCCTGTGAGATCTATGTGCCACTGACTCACCCACAGGGAGGGATACCCAAGTTAGGTGTGGGCCATAGATAATTCCAACTTTACCAgtataaaattcattttcaggCATTAGAAAGCAAGTGTTTGTCTGCCTATGCCACAGATATGTCAAGTGGGTCACTGAAGCTTGGGGACCTTATTTAATTAAAACCGTGAATACTTACACTAGAGTCAATCTGAGCCAGGGGTTATGTGCTACAATATCTGTGCTGGCGCTGGACAACCATAAGGCATGCACATGCCATCAGCTGGTGACAATGACCTTTTGCAAATAACCCAATTTTGGGGAGCTTGAAAATCTAATCTTGAAACATTGATTCCCAAGATGTCAGGTCACAATTTtcctgagaaagaaaaggaaaaaagaaagaaaggaagaagaaagggaaaagaaagtatctggctgaaaaagaaaatatctggcTAAAGTCAATCTGTCTGGGTTCATTTCAGCAACTAAATCTAGATTTATTGCTTAATTTAAGGTACccaacttttgttttcttcacagttttattAGTTTCCATTCCCTCATGACCTCTCTCTCTGCTCACCCACTTGTTGACCATTCCCACTCTTTGTTaatattgtattttctttttatgcccCCAAAGAGAGTCCTAACAGAGTACAAGCCAATGCTGAGCACTCAGGCCAGGAATGGCAATGAAAGcctgctgcagagagcagacaCATTTACTGTATTAATCACCTTGGTGCTTGAAGCAGCAGAGCCTGAAcaccagcagaagcaggcagagcaagGATAGAGGCAGTGATGGCAGCAGATCCTGTGTCATCTCAGTAGGGTTGGCTGGAGGAGGTTAGCATCACTCATCTGTGTGTCTTCAGCCATCCCACCTCATCCCAACCCCACTGTGAAGGGGATGATGATACAGCACTCCAAAGGCTTTGTGCGCTCCGTCCCACGCCATAATCTGCAGAGGCAATGGAAGGTAATCTCTCACCAGGCAGCTCACATTAAAGGAGTTCCACTCAAACCCCCATTAATTTTGTATGCTTTCCATGACACTTGTCCAAGCAGCACAGACCAGAACTCTGCCACTCCCAGCTGCCTGTGAGCTCCATGGGGACTCAGGGGGAGCGTATAAATATCACCACCTCCCTGCTGGTGTTCCCTCAGGTTCAGAGGCAGATATCCTCATTCCTGGATGTCATGGGAGCTGGTGAGTTGTTCACAGTAGCTGTCATTTGGCAGGTTTCTGTGGCTGAGGTGCCTGATTTGATCTAGAAGGTAAAATTCTGCAGATGGGAGAAACACCCCTGGACCACTCCAGTCTGCAGCTTTAGGCTCTGAGATGAAAAACGCCATTTTCCAGGCAGGGTTTGTCATGTAAATGCTGCTACTTTGGCTCCAGGGTCCTTCTCTGACCTGAAGGGTGTGCTACCTGCAGCATCTACCTGCAGGAGAGTTTCCCAGGCTCCACCTGAATTAACATTTCATGCAGGAGATCACAGCCTGGCTCTAAAAACCTGATACCTACCTCATGACCTCATGCTGCCTTTCATGTATAATTCCCAATAAGGGGACTGAGATGTGCATTCAAAGAAGCAGAAGACTATCAGCAAAGGTTTCTGCTGTCATCACCAGACAGGTTCTTGCCAGTCAAAGCAGCTGGAGACCGAGCCCTGACCACCCATTGTCTGCGAAGGGTTCATGGCTCTTCTTCACATTTCGACTAGTTTGGCTGATGCTGCCCTCACGGGTGGCTTTGCTATTTCTCTGGAAATACTGCAAATCACCTTCTGGGTCAGGCTGAGCAacttgcagaggaaggggaagcaCAGACAAGAGTCCCGAGGTAGCACCAAGGAGGAAGGCTGCAGCAGTCCTTGGCATGCACAGAGACGACTCTGCATGCACAAACTATGCGCATGTTAGGTCACTGGAGcatttgggttggtttggtgCGCGTCTGGTGGCAGATGTGGCCAGCTGAGACCAGAATAGGAAGACGTGACACAGTGTGGGGCAGATTATGCTAGGGCAGCACTGTTGGGTTCTATTTCACCCAGCTGCAGTGCAAatgctccctcccccccccacttATGCAGCGGGGCAATCCTTGGGCTCTGGCATGAGCAAATACTGAGGGTCCTGAGGTCCTCTGTGCAAACTCTGCCAGGATTGCACAGCTTTCCTACCAACAGCTGTGCTCTGCCTTAGACCTTTGCTTCTGACTTTGCTTTAAAATTCAGTGGCTGTTCTGCCTCTCCGGCACATGGTTGTTCCCTGAGATCACCTACTCTGTGGGGTGCTGATCTTCcatgctgctttgttttgcacAGGTTCATGGATCATCCTTCCATATTGATGTGATGCAGCCAACAGTAAACAGCCCTGTTGATCTGGATGATGTGCAAGCCTTCCCTGCCTTGCAGGGATCCTAGTCTGCTGTCATGCAAAATGTGGTGTGAATTAGTGAGGAGAGAGGTGAGGTAGGTACTGAAAGAAATAGCATGTCATATAAAATCAGTGTCAGTCAGTCCTGACTTGTGTCCTGCCTCATACGCTTTTGGGTGCTACAGAACAAAAGCACAATAAATAACAGCAActggagctggaggggctggattCCTGGGTGGTTTGCCAAGCTTTTGCACCAACTTGTGAACTTTGGTAAATCACTTTGCTGGATTTCAATATCTGAGGCtacaaaatacactttttaatttaatttattacttgaTTTGTAGTCAGTATCTCAAGCATGCTTCCCCGGCATGTGGGggagtgtttttttaaaacactttgggATCTAGAGAAATAAAGTGCTCTAGGGAAACTCAGGTAGGTTTTTCTGTATTATGAACTGTGCTCCCTACCTCTTCCCCTATTTTCACTTACAGGGAAAGGAGCCCAAACTAATTCAGTTATCAACCCACCATGGTGGCTATCAATCAAACCAGCTTACAGCCTGCCTCATTCCTTCTGCTGGGCATGGCAGGCCTGGAGGACCTGCACATCTGGCTCTCCATCCCCTTCTGCTTGGTGTACATCGCAGCGCTCCTTGAGAACTTCATCCTCTTGTTTGTCATTGTGACAGAGCAAAGCCTCCACAAGCCGATGTACCTCTTCCTGGCCATGTTAGCGGTGGCAGATCTTGTATTATCCTCCTCCACAGTGCCCAAAGCCCTGAACATATTTTGGTCCCTTTCCAAGGAGATGTCTTTCCACGCCTGCCTTACCCAGATGTTCTTCACACACCTGAGCTTCATTGCAGAGTCGACCATTCTGACGACCATGGCGTTTGACCGGTACGTGGCCATCTGCAATCCCCTGCAATATGCCACAGTGTTCATGCACTCGGTGATAGCCAACATAGGGCTGGCTGCAATAGCCAAGAGCTTTTGTGTGATGTTCCCAACAATATTCCTCCTTCAGAGGCTGCCATACTGTGGACACAGCATCATGCCACACACCTACTGTGAGCACATGGGCATCGCCCGGCTGGCCTGTGCCAGCATCTCTGTTAACATCTGGTATGGCTTTGCCACCACCCTTCTGTCCCCAGGCCTGGATATTGTGCTCATTGGGGTATTGTACGTCCTCATTCTCCAGGCTGTCTTCAGGCTCTCATCCAAGGATGCCCAGCTCAAGGCAGTTGGCACCTGCAGCTCTCATGCCTGCATTATATTAATGTTCTACACAccagcatttttctcatttttcactcATCGGTTTGGCCAGAACGTCCCCCACCGTGTTCACATCCTGTTGGCCAATCTCTATGTCCTCCTGCCACCAATGCTAAACCCCATCATCTATGCAATGAAAAACAAACTAATTTGAGAAAAGGTGTCCCAGGTACTCTTCAGGACTGGGCAAGTGCGGTGACAGGGATGCttttcctttgaaaggaaagcacagagaaatgctCTGGACCGAAGAAGCAGGGCGTATGCATGTGAAATAACACAGTTTCCTACCTTTTTTAGACTCAGCCCAACATCACTGCTGATCAGATTTCCTGCTAGATGTTTCCTCAGACTAAATTGCAACACTAATGAAAAAGGAGAAGTTAGTGGGGAACCACAGACCAGAATTTGGGCCCATGCAATCTGGTGTTATACCATTACCATCAGAGCTTTATCGATAGGTTTGGTTGGACCTACATGGTGATGAGATGCATGTTTTCTGCTTGGACTCTGCCACGGCCAGCTACCCATTCAGTGCATGTTTCTGTATCTTGTATCTCCATGTTTTTAGAAAATATCAAACATTTTCCTAGGTATAAGCTGAGAAAAACATATTGTATTGTATTAAATCAGGAATTACTGTTCAAGTTTCTCTGACCTCTTCAGTGCAAGCTAGATAAGCATAATCAATCATTTAAATTTCCTACTGCCAAGATTCAGCTCTGCTGCCTCTGCATCACTGAATTTTTGCTAATTTGTAATGGTTGGAGATCTGCCCCCAAATGACatctttttcaggaaaacaaaaccaaacccagaagtTTTTATAAATGGGGTGAATCATTACAAAATGGTTTGTGGCTCAAAGTTCTGCATCTTCCCAAGAGCCACATTCAAGACCACAGAGACGAGCATGTCACTCCCTGTGCAATGGCAGCATTGATGTCTGTCCACCCCTGCTCTGTATCCCACGTAGCTCAGGATGCTGAGCAGTGGCTTGAGCTGCCCCTCCAgacccttccctcctgcctgccactGGCAGGATCTCCCTTCTCCAGTGACCTGGTTGTTCTCATTAAACCTGGAAGCTCTTGATATCCCCATGATTGTTCTGTCTCTGTCAGACTTGGTAGAAAATAACCAGAAAATTAAGAGTTTATGTGGGAgctgacagacagacacagatgCATACACCTTGCTTTCTTTGATTTACACAGGAAGTTGAAtcagctgtaaaaaaatattaaaactggaAGAAAGGGGAAGTTGATAGGGATTGGTATGAATACTAATGTAGGAAGTGTGGGAAATTCATaagggttgtttggggtttttttcacacagaaaaatccATAACCAGGAGAAAGAAGGACTTTAAGAGAGCTGTTTTCTAAGCAATAACTGAAAAAAGAGAATTAAGAAATTACTCAGTCACCGTACGGACAGTGAAACTGTCAGTCAGGGTGGAAATGCTCAGGAAATGTTTGCCTTGAGGAAAAAGCCAGGTGCTAAAGCTTTACCATGTGCAAATGATGAAATATTCTCCCTCCAGGAGTCTCAAAGAAGACATTAAACCAATAAATACAGGAACTTTCTCAGATCTGCAGCTGCAGATGATTGctgtttaagaattttaaaagatcttgGTGATTTTGCTGCCATGCAATGTGTACACATTTCTACTTGCAGGATGACCCACACAGTCAGTCCACAGCTCCATCACCGCAGGGACCAGCCAGAGCCAGCCAGGGGCTTTGCCGCTGGGACGTGCTCCTTATCTGTCCCAAACCCTAGGACCCCAATGCTGCCAGGGAACAAGGATCACTCACACATGACTGAGTGCAGGCTCGTGTCAGAAAGAACACTTGCTTTCCTGCTCAGCAGGTCTCCCTGGTCCCTGTTGGTTTCTGATTTGATTGCAATATTGCTAAGCAGAGACATTGtccaacaagcaaaaaaaaaaggaaaaaaaccccagtataaATTGCTCCCATTTGTGGGGCAGGAGCTGAAGCAGAGAATTACAGAGAAGTGCATCATGTCTGCAGGTTACGGAGAGCTTCTGGGAAAGAGGGCAGCTCTGGCAATTTTctggaggagctgcagcctggggctgggTAGGTGGAAAGGAGAAGATGGACCAGTGGGTCACAGGGCCAGAAGAAGCAGCTGGAGCAGTGTTGAGAGGGGAAGGTGGGAAGCCCACACTTGGGACTACCAAGCATTCCTGGGCAGCCCAGATTTCCTAGAGACATTTTTGAAGCTctgctgggatggggaagggctggggccAGATCCCACTTTGATCTGGAAGTCTCTTCCACTTGTGGACCAGAAAATCCTTCATTTCACCATCCCCAACAGAAGCAGATACAAGAAACTCCCCATCGGTATGGTAATGAGAAATCTCATGGTCCTAGGACAAGCAGCATTGGTCACGCAAGGCAGGCCCATGTGATGAGTAGGGCTAGATCACAACAGGGACTCAGGGTGATAAAACAACTCTCTGAAATTCATCAGTCCACGAGGATCAGTGAGACACCTCTGTGTAATCCACCTCTGCCTTCAGCATCCAATGTGAAACAAATGAAAGTGCCTCTGAGCAACCAGCGCCTGAGGAATTGCTCTTTCCCTCGAAGGCATGCAATTAGTAGACCACTAATGCTCTTCAAGGATGGGTCTTGACCGTGTATGTCTTGTCCTTACTACTATCTCTGTCCCACAAAGCCGTGCATCAGCTCATCCTTTCAGGGTCTTCAAGGAAAAAACAGTGTGAAGTATGGTTCAGCCTTCTCATGGCACATTCCAGGAGATGGCAGATGCAGAGCCTTTGCTCAGAAAGGTGTCTGGAGGCAAAACTTGTTGAGCTCACACCATAGCATAATGGGTATTAAATACTGGTGAAATGGGACATTTGAGTGCCAGGCAGAAAAATCAACTCCTGTCTGCTCCaaatcctgtttgtttgtttgtttacatggAAATAGAAATACATGATAAATTCATGGCTTAATCATACAGGCATTactaagaaaggaaaaacccATTCTCTCTGTTCGTGGGCTGACAGCCCATCCTGCGCACAGGCAGCAGGGTTTGCCATGCCCTGGGAACACTGGGCTCACGGTGCAGACATGTACTTTTGTGCATGAAACCCCAGGGAGACCTATGGCAAACCCATCCTCATGGTGGGTCTCACAGCTTACCCAGTCTGTCTGAGATGATTCATCCAGCGGGAATCCCACCTCGAGGACCTCCCTTGTCAGCTCCTCTGCAGACCCACAGACCTGGTTCTTAAAACTGCCTATCTCCTGATAGCCTGCATTTGCTTTTGCTGGTTAATCTTTAACTCTCCTTTATACCCACTGAGAATAACTGTTCTTACTGATAACCCCTTTCTGATCCTTGTGATGGTTGTGTTTCCTAATTAACTGATACAAATTGCTGATAATCCTAGCATAATATTGGTGGATATATCCAGTACTCTGCTGCAACCCTTTAAACTTTATTGAAgtatttattctttcctttttttttaccaAAGAAAGCTGACAGAATATCATTTTCCATTAGACATTATTGTAAGAGGAAAATCAATAGAGAAAATTATGTTTGGTTAAAATATTTACGCAATTACATCACTCAGagttatatgcatttcttctacTTAATAACATCTTATGTGTGCAATGCAAGAAGCCGCATCTGACCATAAAAATGGCACATCTTTTAACTGGGATTTTATTGCTCAAGTCTTAGCAGTTATTCAAGTTGGCACCAGGTGATGAGTTTGCCCTTAAACTTTTAACCTAATTCTCATTGCCTTTCTGAGCTGCGTGACGACTCTGCCACCTGCAAGGCTTTACCCACCCATGCAATCATGGTCAGACCGCTCAGCTCTGATGCACCTCACAGCATGACTGTGGAGTCACATCTGGCTTCTTGAAGCTTTCTCGTGGTTTGGGTACAGGTCCGTTTGGTTTTCACACTGTACACGATCAGGTTCATCATGGTGGGACCAGCAAGCAGATGTTGGCGATGAGGATGTGAGCAGTCGGAGAAGCACTTTTTTCCAGACTTGTGAATCATGGACAGACTGATCACTGTGATGTCAAAGATTAGGACAGCACAGACGTGGGAGCTGCAAGTGTTCAAGGCCCTGGACTGCTCCTTCTTGGATGCAATACTTAAGACAGTCTTAAGGATC is part of the Accipiter gentilis chromosome 19, bAccGen1.1, whole genome shotgun sequence genome and encodes:
- the LOC126048286 gene encoding olfactory receptor 52B2-like produces the protein MVAINQTSLQPASFLLLGMAGLEDLHIWLSIPFCLVYIAALLENFILLFVIVTEQSLHKPMYLFLAMLAVADLVLSSSTVPKALNIFWSLSKEMSFHACLTQMFFTHLSFIAESTILTTMAFDRYVAICNPLQYATVFMHSVIANIGLAAIAKSFCVMFPTIFLLQRLPYCGHSIMPHTYCEHMGIARLACASISVNIWYGFATTLLSPGLDIVLIGVLYVLILQAVFRLSSKDAQLKAVGTCSSHACIILMFYTPAFFSFFTHRFGQNVPHRVHILLANLYVLLPPMLNPIIYAMKNKLI